The Halorhabdus sp. BNX81 genome includes a region encoding these proteins:
- a CDS encoding YegP family protein, with protein MAVDDIRDQKLVELYHRYIGEPESKRDIYGYWLLLLGSLTGLLGVFVFQIEQHFFAGNFEIREIAIVLSAIGLALGLFAVVVLLPVRRRGMQASILGLAIAFLSIIAFTQIYPGAWTVGPAYSAELIAVYTLGIGIIVAVAILVPIVTGEKGLLVEPELGLGDDEAPILVGDATRDAFFTVFETPTNDWTWRTIQRDAIGQSATTVATDTDARMEVQAVREKIAGAGLLDITTAAFRLYQTESEEWEWSLVTADGSIISASDDAYADRDAIESAVNFLKEETPNASLVEIQGAAFDITQDEGDRWHWRLIDERHRPLAAGPDAYGEEANAEAAIDRFLEWVEDPRALAVETIAIELFEDGDGWRWRVIDDADNPLVTSDGTFDSRGEAEAAGTTMARQLSAAAVIEHGSPGYEVYESDSWSGADSEFEPANAGWTWRLRDRADEIIATMHGHATDEGDATASAERTRSALSESETIEFEGADYEVYPADEQWHWRLVSADRDVLADSTVAFADREEAETAADRVREQALAADLIEFEQAAFQQYESDGEWRWRLIDEDGKVMADSGESYEDKAEVTEGMRTLKENAPDAEVLEIDTAAFEIHLTGGGDYAWRLIDEGGKLIAESATSYPSRAEAREAVNFLIDHIDDAAVRAMEHATFQLVSDEETWGFWLVDTDGTILAESVEEYPTYDDVTTTIANVREAGAQGSIDTMGAVTVQLRQNAGYHWRLIDGDRNLAAGGERTYETRTAAETDIDRLISDAADAPVFDIGRGVIWIDRRGEQWQWRLIDADRRDLAVSPRTYESRGDVIDDVEMVQARAGDAERMDIETLAFEPYREGDLAGETSVAGDADGDAAGQWRWRLIDEDETVRAVSAGRYETRDAVADAIDEARETTGKASILEIDEVSFEFAQRDDGWIWRLIDENGSALAESVEPHDTRQSAREEMLTVKEHAPEGETVVSW; from the coding sequence ATGGCTGTCGACGACATTCGAGATCAGAAACTCGTCGAACTGTATCACCGGTACATCGGGGAACCGGAGTCCAAACGTGACATCTACGGTTATTGGCTGTTGCTTTTGGGGAGTCTCACGGGGCTGCTCGGGGTCTTCGTCTTCCAGATCGAACAGCACTTCTTTGCGGGGAACTTCGAAATCCGGGAGATCGCCATCGTCCTCTCGGCCATCGGACTTGCGCTGGGGTTGTTCGCCGTCGTCGTCCTCTTGCCGGTCCGGCGGCGTGGCATGCAAGCCAGTATTCTTGGCCTCGCTATTGCCTTTTTGAGTATCATTGCTTTCACACAGATCTATCCCGGGGCCTGGACGGTCGGGCCCGCCTACAGTGCTGAACTCATTGCCGTCTATACACTCGGTATCGGGATCATCGTCGCTGTCGCCATCCTCGTCCCGATCGTCACCGGCGAGAAGGGGCTGTTGGTCGAACCCGAACTCGGCTTGGGCGACGACGAGGCACCGATACTCGTCGGCGATGCGACTCGGGATGCGTTTTTCACCGTCTTCGAGACGCCGACGAACGACTGGACCTGGCGGACGATCCAGCGTGACGCGATCGGGCAGAGTGCCACGACGGTGGCGACCGACACCGACGCACGGATGGAAGTCCAGGCGGTCCGTGAGAAGATCGCCGGTGCCGGGCTGCTCGATATCACGACCGCGGCCTTCCGACTGTACCAGACCGAGAGTGAGGAGTGGGAGTGGTCGCTGGTCACCGCCGACGGGAGTATCATCTCGGCCAGCGATGACGCCTACGCGGACCGTGACGCGATCGAGTCGGCAGTCAACTTCTTGAAAGAGGAGACGCCGAACGCCAGCCTCGTCGAGATCCAGGGGGCGGCCTTCGACATCACTCAGGACGAGGGTGACCGCTGGCACTGGCGACTCATCGACGAACGCCACCGTCCACTCGCTGCGGGGCCCGACGCCTATGGTGAGGAGGCCAACGCCGAGGCTGCCATCGATCGCTTCCTCGAATGGGTCGAGGATCCACGCGCGCTCGCCGTAGAGACCATTGCCATCGAGCTGTTTGAGGACGGCGACGGCTGGCGGTGGCGCGTCATCGACGACGCCGACAATCCGCTGGTCACGAGCGACGGGACCTTCGACTCGCGCGGTGAGGCTGAGGCCGCCGGGACGACCATGGCCCGGCAACTCTCGGCGGCGGCCGTCATCGAACACGGCTCACCGGGATACGAGGTCTACGAAAGCGACAGTTGGTCGGGCGCTGATTCCGAGTTCGAACCAGCCAACGCGGGCTGGACGTGGCGACTCCGGGATCGTGCCGACGAAATCATCGCCACGATGCACGGCCACGCAACCGACGAAGGCGACGCCACGGCTAGTGCGGAACGCACGCGTTCGGCCCTGAGCGAGAGCGAGACGATCGAATTCGAGGGGGCGGATTACGAGGTGTACCCCGCCGACGAGCAGTGGCACTGGCGGCTGGTCTCGGCTGATCGTGATGTGCTCGCGGACAGTACTGTGGCCTTCGCGGACAGAGAAGAGGCGGAGACGGCGGCCGACCGCGTTCGTGAACAGGCGCTTGCTGCCGACCTCATCGAATTCGAGCAGGCCGCATTCCAGCAGTACGAGTCCGACGGCGAGTGGCGCTGGCGACTCATCGACGAGGACGGGAAGGTCATGGCCGACAGTGGCGAGTCCTACGAGGACAAAGCCGAGGTCACCGAGGGGATGCGGACGCTGAAAGAGAACGCGCCCGACGCGGAGGTTCTCGAGATCGACACTGCCGCGTTCGAGATCCACCTGACTGGTGGCGGCGATTACGCCTGGCGGCTTATCGACGAGGGCGGGAAACTCATCGCCGAGAGCGCCACGTCCTATCCCTCACGGGCCGAGGCCCGGGAGGCCGTTAACTTCCTGATCGATCACATCGACGACGCGGCCGTTCGTGCGATGGAGCATGCCACCTTCCAGCTCGTCAGCGACGAGGAGACCTGGGGCTTCTGGCTGGTCGACACCGACGGGACGATCCTCGCCGAATCTGTCGAGGAGTACCCCACCTACGACGACGTCACGACGACGATCGCCAACGTCCGCGAGGCGGGCGCTCAGGGATCGATCGACACGATGGGGGCAGTGACGGTACAGCTCCGCCAGAACGCCGGCTATCACTGGCGGCTCATCGACGGGGATCGCAACCTCGCCGCCGGCGGCGAACGGACCTACGAAACCCGGACCGCCGCCGAGACGGACATCGACCGCCTCATTTCCGATGCCGCCGACGCGCCGGTCTTCGACATCGGCCGTGGCGTCATCTGGATCGACCGGCGGGGCGAGCAGTGGCAATGGCGGCTCATCGACGCGGATCGGCGGGATCTCGCGGTGAGTCCCCGGACCTACGAGAGCCGCGGGGACGTCATCGACGACGTCGAGATGGTCCAGGCCCGGGCCGGCGATGCCGAACGGATGGATATCGAGACGCTTGCGTTCGAGCCCTACCGGGAGGGTGACCTCGCGGGCGAGACGTCCGTCGCCGGTGACGCGGATGGCGATGCAGCCGGACAGTGGCGGTGGCGACTCATCGACGAGGACGAGACGGTACGGGCGGTCAGCGCCGGCAGATACGAGACTCGGGACGCAGTCGCCGACGCCATCGACGAGGCGCGTGAGACGACCGGGAAAGCGAGCATCCTCGAGATCGACGAGGTCTCCTTCGAGTTCGCCCAGCGCGACGACGGCTGGATCTGGCGACTCATCGACGAGAACGGCTCGGCGCTCGCCGAGAGCGTCGAACCCCACGACACCCGCCAGTCGGCCCGCGAGGAGATGCTCACCGTCAAAGAGCACGCCCCCGAGGGCGAAACCGTCGTCTCCTGGTAG
- the leuS gene encoding leucine--tRNA ligase, with protein MATEHDQRERGFDHTEIEPAWQDEWDEADVFRIPDDAEDPAYVLAMFPYTSGNLHMGHVRVYTITDAFARFERMRGEEVLHPMGWDSFGLPAENAAEERDTNPRDWTLSCIDSMREQLSRMGFGYDWERELATCEPEYYRWNQWLFERFHEEGLVERQASELNWCPSCETVLADEQVEGEAELCWRCDTPIETREMDQWFLTITDYAEELYEALDGLDGWPNNVREMQRNWIGKQAGASVAFEIPGYGEVDIFTTRLDTIYGATYFSLAPGHPVAREIADENDEVAEYVEMAEQADEDDLDVTSGVFTGEYAVNPATGEEIPVYVADYVLTDIGTGALYAVPAHDDRDHEFATAHDIPIQQVVEPTEDADIDPEDIDVQEAAYTEDGVLVNSGEFDGLESADARERFVEEFDGEHRTEYNLRDWGISRQRYWGTPIPMVWCDECGAVPVPEEDLPVELPEFVHTTGNPLDAAEDWKHVECPECGGPAERETDTMDTFIGSSWYFLRYASPDLEDAPFDSERASEWMPVDQYVGGIEHAVMHLLYARFFTKVLDDIDLLSGVREPFENLTNQGMVLGEDGNKMSKSRGNGVSPQRIIEEYGADTARLFIMEAAQPEKELAWSPEGVRSAHDFLQSLYTLAVEYEAGEVATADDGNDTDRAIAEYVSREIEATAARTTAEYEDFRFNHALQAVRELVSLLRRYRDVTAVDTETFEHGLATATKLLAPVAPHVGEEIADVLGTDGLLVEAEWPAGEAPEEYTLERRLIEDTREDVRDIVETVGIEDPDEITLAVAPAWMHQVAEIARDAENVVPAVMQNEDLQRYGEDAADYAKELAGRGHVEEFLAPEREQAALERAAWLIEREFDAAVTVLAAEDAPDDLVGKTEPGRPAIDIEE; from the coding sequence ATGGCCACAGAGCACGATCAGCGCGAGCGCGGGTTCGATCACACGGAGATCGAACCCGCCTGGCAGGACGAATGGGACGAGGCGGACGTCTTCCGCATCCCGGACGACGCCGAGGATCCGGCGTACGTCCTGGCGATGTTCCCCTACACGTCGGGAAACCTCCACATGGGGCACGTCCGCGTCTACACGATCACCGACGCGTTCGCCCGCTTCGAGCGCATGCGCGGCGAGGAAGTCCTCCATCCGATGGGGTGGGACTCCTTTGGCCTCCCCGCGGAGAACGCCGCCGAGGAACGCGACACCAACCCCCGGGACTGGACGCTATCCTGCATCGACTCGATGCGCGAGCAACTCTCCCGGATGGGCTTTGGCTACGACTGGGAGCGAGAACTGGCGACCTGCGAACCCGAGTACTACCGCTGGAACCAGTGGCTGTTCGAGCGCTTCCACGAGGAAGGACTCGTCGAACGCCAGGCGTCCGAGCTGAACTGGTGTCCGTCCTGCGAGACCGTGCTGGCGGATGAACAGGTCGAAGGCGAAGCGGAACTCTGCTGGCGGTGTGACACGCCGATCGAGACCCGCGAGATGGACCAGTGGTTCCTCACGATCACCGACTACGCCGAGGAACTCTACGAGGCCTTAGACGGGCTGGACGGGTGGCCCAACAACGTCCGGGAGATGCAGCGCAACTGGATCGGCAAACAGGCAGGCGCCAGCGTCGCCTTCGAGATTCCCGGCTACGGCGAGGTCGACATCTTCACGACCCGCCTGGATACGATCTACGGCGCGACGTACTTCTCGCTCGCGCCGGGCCACCCCGTCGCCCGGGAGATCGCCGACGAGAACGACGAAGTCGCCGAATACGTCGAGATGGCCGAACAAGCCGACGAGGACGACCTGGACGTCACCTCGGGCGTGTTCACCGGCGAGTACGCCGTCAACCCCGCCACGGGCGAGGAGATCCCGGTCTACGTCGCTGACTACGTGCTGACCGATATCGGGACCGGTGCGCTCTACGCGGTGCCCGCACACGACGACCGCGACCACGAGTTCGCGACGGCCCACGACATCCCGATCCAGCAGGTCGTCGAACCGACCGAAGACGCCGATATCGATCCCGAAGACATCGACGTTCAGGAGGCTGCCTACACCGAGGACGGTGTGCTCGTCAACAGCGGCGAGTTCGACGGGCTGGAAAGCGCGGACGCCCGCGAGCGATTCGTCGAGGAATTCGACGGCGAGCACCGCACGGAGTACAACCTGCGGGACTGGGGCATCTCACGGCAGCGCTACTGGGGGACGCCGATTCCGATGGTCTGGTGTGACGAGTGCGGCGCGGTCCCCGTGCCCGAGGAGGACCTCCCCGTCGAACTGCCGGAGTTCGTCCACACGACCGGCAACCCCCTGGACGCCGCCGAGGACTGGAAGCACGTCGAGTGTCCCGAATGCGGTGGCCCCGCCGAACGCGAGACCGACACCATGGACACTTTCATCGGGTCGTCGTGGTACTTCCTGCGATACGCTTCGCCGGATCTCGAGGATGCCCCGTTCGACAGCGAGCGGGCAAGCGAGTGGATGCCGGTCGATCAGTACGTCGGCGGGATCGAACACGCCGTGATGCACTTGCTCTATGCGCGCTTTTTCACGAAGGTCCTCGACGATATCGACCTGCTTTCCGGGGTCCGGGAACCCTTCGAGAACCTCACCAACCAGGGGATGGTCCTGGGCGAGGACGGCAACAAGATGTCAAAGAGCCGCGGCAACGGCGTCTCCCCTCAGCGGATCATCGAGGAGTACGGCGCCGACACGGCGCGGCTGTTCATCATGGAGGCCGCCCAGCCCGAGAAGGAACTCGCCTGGAGCCCGGAGGGCGTCCGCTCGGCCCATGACTTCCTGCAAAGCCTCTACACGCTGGCAGTCGAGTACGAGGCGGGTGAGGTAGCGACGGCCGACGACGGGAACGACACCGACAGGGCGATCGCGGAGTACGTCTCCCGTGAGATCGAGGCGACCGCCGCCAGGACGACTGCGGAGTACGAGGACTTCCGGTTCAACCATGCCTTGCAGGCGGTCCGGGAACTCGTTTCCCTGCTGCGCCGGTACCGGGACGTGACAGCCGTCGATACCGAGACGTTCGAGCATGGACTGGCGACAGCAACGAAACTCCTCGCGCCGGTTGCGCCACACGTCGGCGAGGAGATCGCCGACGTTCTCGGCACCGACGGCTTGCTGGTCGAAGCCGAGTGGCCCGCGGGGGAAGCCCCTGAGGAGTATACCCTCGAACGCCGCCTGATCGAGGACACTCGCGAGGACGTCCGGGACATCGTCGAGACGGTCGGCATCGAGGATCCCGACGAGATCACGCTCGCGGTTGCGCCCGCCTGGATGCACCAGGTCGCCGAGATCGCTCGCGACGCCGAGAACGTCGTCCCGGCGGTCATGCAGAACGAGGACCTCCAACGCTACGGCGAGGACGCCGCTGACTACGCGAAGGAACTCGCCGGCCGGGGTCACGTCGAGGAGTTCCTCGCTCCCGAGCGCGAACAGGCCGCCCTCGAGCGGGCCGCCTGGTTGATCGAACGGGAGTTCGACGCCGCGGTTACGGTCCTGGCTGCGGAGGACGCGCCCGACGACCTCGTCGGCAAGACCGAACCTGGCCGCCCGGCGATCGACATCGAGGAGTGA
- a CDS encoding transposase, with the protein MDTVELRRTAVVKLDVGDDAHRLLQETIERFKQAAQMAADDGWNGTEDGYIVTSKTELHDRTYDAVREATDELNADLVCAARNRAADALDSCVEKRKDGENPSKPQFTSDSVVYNLNAITYYDDYATLATVDGRIEAEYVLPDEDVPPTTYFCEEWEKREATLHHRDGDYYLHIAVVKETDTEPEDAENGTVLGVDLNVDGHLAVTSSGAFIGNADYLNHKRREYEKRRGKLQQTGTRSAHLTMNSLGGRFANWSEDYLHRVSKGLVQEALAHDCTHIAFEKLKHIRKRISNASKFQQWAFRRIQEYTEYKAAEYGIAVEKIAPQYTSQRCSHVDCSFTHDDNRDGDEFECLKCGREYHADYNAAKNIARKLLQNWHKSGSGGVTSHLALKSGTLNVNGIYTPTTV; encoded by the coding sequence ATGGATACTGTGGAGCTTCGACGTACTGCCGTCGTGAAACTTGACGTAGGTGACGATGCTCACCGCCTTCTCCAAGAGACGATAGAGCGCTTCAAACAGGCCGCTCAGATGGCTGCAGACGACGGATGGAACGGCACTGAAGACGGCTATATCGTCACGTCGAAAACTGAACTCCACGACCGGACATACGACGCAGTACGCGAAGCGACCGACGAACTCAACGCTGACCTCGTCTGTGCCGCGCGGAATCGGGCCGCCGACGCACTCGATTCCTGTGTCGAGAAACGCAAAGACGGCGAGAATCCCTCGAAACCACAATTCACGTCGGATTCAGTCGTCTACAACCTGAACGCAATCACCTACTACGACGACTACGCCACGCTTGCCACTGTGGACGGCCGTATCGAAGCCGAGTACGTCCTCCCTGACGAAGACGTCCCACCGACGACATACTTCTGTGAAGAGTGGGAGAAACGCGAAGCGACGTTGCATCACCGTGACGGCGACTACTACCTCCACATCGCTGTCGTGAAAGAGACGGACACAGAGCCGGAAGATGCCGAGAACGGAACGGTTCTCGGCGTAGACTTGAATGTGGATGGACACCTTGCCGTCACTTCGAGTGGCGCGTTCATCGGCAACGCCGACTACCTCAACCACAAGCGGCGAGAATACGAAAAGCGGCGTGGAAAACTGCAACAAACAGGAACGCGGTCGGCGCATCTCACGATGAACTCACTCGGTGGACGATTCGCCAACTGGAGCGAAGACTACCTCCACCGTGTCTCGAAGGGACTGGTACAGGAAGCTCTCGCCCACGACTGTACGCACATCGCGTTCGAGAAGCTGAAACATATCCGCAAACGTATCTCGAACGCGTCAAAGTTCCAGCAGTGGGCGTTTCGCCGTATTCAGGAGTACACCGAGTACAAAGCTGCTGAGTATGGTATCGCCGTCGAGAAGATCGCGCCACAGTACACCAGTCAACGGTGTAGCCACGTTGACTGTAGCTTCACGCACGACGACAACAGAGACGGCGACGAGTTCGAATGTCTGAAATGTGGGCGCGAGTACCACGCCGACTACAACGCCGCGAAGAACATCGCTCGGAAACTACTCCAGAACTGGCACAAGTCTGGGTCTGGAGGGGTAACCAGTCATCTTGCCCTGAAGTCGGGGACGTTGAACGTGAACGGCATTTACACGCCTACCACCGTTTAG
- a CDS encoding DUF5814 domain-containing protein yields MAITDKIYIKNHRQLVSQLETSFPKSAFAGATLDVLFHGENLGKLDDATRDRVLDFAEDFMDCDCQSAPHCGHPEEKFVRYLLELRADGLGPDAIVDVMGDDYMLYAYPGDVLSFLDGAVRTLEAVESLADVEGETDAARQAQNRREQLL; encoded by the coding sequence GTGGCGATCACCGACAAGATCTACATCAAGAACCACCGCCAACTCGTCTCCCAGCTGGAGACCTCGTTCCCGAAGAGCGCCTTCGCCGGCGCGACGCTGGACGTCCTCTTTCACGGCGAGAACCTGGGCAAACTCGACGATGCGACCCGGGATCGCGTGCTCGACTTCGCCGAGGACTTCATGGACTGTGACTGCCAGTCGGCCCCCCATTGTGGTCATCCGGAGGAGAAATTCGTCCGCTACCTCCTGGAGTTGCGTGCCGACGGCCTCGGCCCGGACGCCATCGTCGACGTGATGGGCGACGACTACATGCTGTATGCCTATCCCGGCGACGTCCTCTCGTTTCTGGACGGCGCGGTCCGGACGCTGGAAGCCGTCGAATCACTGGCGGACGTCGAGGGAGAGACGGACGCAGCCAGACAGGCCCAAAACAGACGCGAGCAGTTGTTATAG
- a CDS encoding CopG family transcriptional regulator: MSNKNKTISFRVSEEKFETLREIAEERDLSLSAVFRDYVDMLVDHSGKVEVVPEHELSGESESDDESFPPKVEVPKSFIREHERLELESDHLREQLEEYKRYVTKLREEVNGDEEDVIQLEDLDGEEDEDESAYRIGEFDEPV, translated from the coding sequence ATGAGTAACAAGAACAAGACCATCTCCTTTCGGGTCAGCGAGGAGAAATTCGAGACCCTGAGAGAGATCGCCGAGGAGCGAGACCTTTCGCTGTCGGCCGTCTTCCGGGATTACGTCGACATGCTCGTCGACCACAGCGGCAAGGTCGAAGTCGTTCCGGAGCACGAACTCAGCGGTGAATCCGAAAGCGACGACGAGAGCTTCCCGCCGAAAGTCGAGGTGCCGAAATCGTTCATCCGCGAGCACGAGCGTCTCGAACTCGAATCCGACCACCTCCGGGAGCAACTTGAGGAGTACAAACGCTACGTGACAAAGCTCCGGGAGGAGGTCAACGGGGACGAAGAAGACGTGATTCAGCTCGAAGATCTAGACGGCGAGGAGGACGAGGACGAATCCGCCTATCGGATCGGCGAGTTCGACGAGCCGGTTTAA